The window GCAGGAACGGGACCCGCCAGCCCCATGCCTTGAACGCCTCGTCCGACTGCACCAGAGCGAGCAGCCACAGCACCCCGGTGGCCAGCAGGTTGCCCAGCGCCACCCCGGCCTGCGGCCACGACGACCAGAAGCCGCGCCGCGCGTCGTCACCGTGCTCGGCGGCCATCAGCACCGCACCACCCCACTCACCGCCGACCGCGAAGCCCTGCGCCAGCCGGCAGACCAGCAGCAGCACCGGCGCGGCCAGGCCGATCGTGGCGTAGGTGGGCAGCAGTCCGATCGCGACGGTGGCCAGGCCCATCAGGAACAGCGACACGACGAGCATCCGCTTACGGCCGACCCGGTCACCGAAGTGGCCGAACACGATGCCGCCGAGCGGGCGGGCGACGAACCCCAGCGCGTACGTGCCGAACGCCAGCAGGGTGCCGGTGACCGGATCGGACGACGGGAAGAACAGCGTGCCGAAGACGAGCGCGGCGGCCGAGCCGTAGAGGAAGAAGTCGTACCACTCCACGGCGGTACCGACCAGGGACGCGAAGACGACCTTGACGATGGGGGCCCGTTCGGTGGCGATCGTGGCCATGGGCGATCCTCTCGGATGTTCACAGGATTCGGTGGTACCGGGACGCTACGTCCGGGACCAACCGTGAACCCATGGATCCGGTCCACACATTGACGGCCGTTCAGGTGTCGGTGTCCGCCAGGGGGCCGCTCAACCGGTGCAGCCGCAGCGCCAACTGGAGATCGAGAGCACGAGCCGGGCGCTGCCAGTCGTCGCCGAGCAGCTGGGCGACCCGCTCCAGGCGCTGGTTGACCGTGTTGACGTGCACGTGCAGCGCCTCGGCGGCCCGGGCCAGCCCGCCGCCCGCCTCGAAGTACGCCTCCAGAGTGCGCACCAGCGCGGTGCCCCGCCGCAGGTCGTAGTCGATCACCGGACCGACCGTTCCGGCGACGAACCCGGTCACGTCCCGGCGGTCACCGAGCAGCAGGCCCACATACCCCAGATCGGCCGCTCCCCCGCCGCCGCCGGACCGGCCCAGGGTGACCAGGGCGCTCAGGCATCGAACGGCCTCCCGATAGGCACCGGCCACCCCCGCCGAGCCCCGGCCCGGTCCGGCGCCGCCGGCGGTGACCGGCCTCCCCAGGGTCCGGCTCAGCTCCCTCGCCACCAGCCGGGCGGTCCCGGCCGGATCGTCACCCGGCAGCAGCAGCGCCACCTGCCCGTCCCGGGGCATCGCCAGCCCCCGCCTCGCCGCCGCGAACGTCCGCGCCCACGACGCGGCCCGCTGCCCCAGCCCGTCCCCGGTGTCGTCGCCGGCCGCGACCACCACCCAGGGGGCGTCCACGTCCAGGCCGAGCCGGGCGGCCCGGGACCGGACCGCGTCCGGGTCACGGACCGGGCGGCTGATCAGGTCGTCCAGCAGGTCGCCGCGGACCTGCGCCTCGGCGTCGGCGACGGTCCGCCGGAACAGCAGCAGCAGAGCCGTCACCTGGGCGGCCCGCTCCAGGATCCGCTGATCCACATCGGCCAGTGGCCGCTCCGGGCGGAACACCAGCGCACCCAGGTTGTCGGCGCCGGCCACCACCGCGGCGATCACCAACTCGCCCCGGCGCACGCTGCGGCCCTCGCCCCGGGACGCGGCCACCGCCTCGCCGACCGTGGCACCGGTCGGCTCCGGCACCTCGGCCGACACCTCCGGGCTGCGGGCCGTGGTCAGCGCCCGACCGTCCGCGTCGATCACCAGCAGCGCGCCGGCCAGCACGTCGACCAGGTCGGCGGCGACATCCTCGACCCCGCCGCCGCGCAGCACCACGGCGGTCATCCGGTCGTGCGCCGCGGCGGCCCGTTCCACCGACGCGCTGTGCGCCTGGATCACCGCGTTCGCCGCGGACAGTTCGGCCAGCGCGGTCTGCGTCTCGGCGAGCAGGCGGGCCGTGTCCAGCGCCACCGCGGCGTGTGCGGCCAGCGACGACAGCAGCGCCACCTCCTCCCGGGCGAACGGGCGCTCGGCCCGGTTGGCCGCGAAGAGCACGCCGATCACGGCCGACCCCAATCGCATGGGTACGCCCAGAATCGCGACCAGCCCCTCGTCGGCCACCCCCTGATCGATCTCGCCGGTGTGCCGGAACCGTGGATCGGTCGGGTAGTTCGCGGTCGCGTACGGCGCCCCGGTCAACGCCACGAGACCACCCAGCCCGGCCCCCGGCGGCAGTCGCAGCGCCTGGAAACTCGCCGCCACCGACCCGTCGGTGATCCGCATGTACGTGTCCCCGCGCTCCGCGTCGTCCAGCGTCATGTACGACACGTCCACGTTGAGCAGTGTCCGCACCCGATGGACGATGGCCCGCAGCACCGCGTCCACATCACGCAGCCCGGCCAGGTCACCGGCCGTGTCGTAGAGGGCGGACAACTCCTCCTCACGCCGACGGCGGCGTTCCAGCAGGGCCCGTACCCGGAGCGCGAGGATCTTGGCCTTTTCCAGATCGTCGAGGGCCGCGCCGGACGCGCCCGCGGTGCGGGCCGCCACCACCGGCCGCTCGAACTCGATCAGCGCCGCCTCACGGGCCAGCAGGTCCAGATAGTCGAGGCCGTCCGGCATGTCAGTGCGCGGTCCATCCGCCGTCGATCGGCACCGACGCCCCGGTGATCAGGGCCGCGGCCGGCGTACAGAGGTAGGCGACCAGCTCGGCCACCTCCTCCGGGGTGATCAGCCGTTTGATCGCCGCCCGGTCCAGCATGATCTCCTCGACCACCCGGTCCGCCGCGATGCCGTGCACCCGGGCCTGGTCGGCGATCTGCCGGTCGACCAGCGGGGTCCGCACGAACGCCGGCCCCACACAGTTCGAGGTGACCCCGTGCGGCGCCCCCTCCAAAGCGATCACCTTCGACAGCCCTTCCAGGCCGTGCTTGGCCGCGACATAGGCCGACTTGAACGGCGAGGCGATCACCCCGTGCACCGAGGAGATGTTGACGATCCGACCCCAGCCCCGGGCGTACATGTGCGGCAGCACCCGCCGGGCCAATCGGAACGGAGCGTCCACCATCACCTTCTGCAGATGCGCGAACCGGTCCGGCGGGAAATCCTGGACCGCCGCCACATGCTGCAGCCCGGCGTTGTTGACCAGCACGTCCACATCCGCACCGACCCGATCCGCGGCGCCCGG of the Actinoplanes sichuanensis genome contains:
- a CDS encoding 3-hydroxybutyrate dehydrogenase encodes the protein MTTRVVSLDLDGRTALVTGAGSGIGRACAARLAAAGAEVLVADVDETSAKEVAAAVGGRPLVVDLADPGAADRVGADVDVLVNNAGLQHVAAVQDFPPDRFAHLQKVMVDAPFRLARRVLPHMYARGWGRIVNISSVHGVIASPFKSAYVAAKHGLEGLSKVIALEGAPHGVTSNCVGPAFVRTPLVDRQIADQARVHGIAADRVVEEIMLDRAAIKRLITPEEVAELVAYLCTPAAALITGASVPIDGGWTAH
- a CDS encoding helix-turn-helix domain-containing protein, giving the protein MPDGLDYLDLLAREAALIEFERPVVAARTAGASGAALDDLEKAKILALRVRALLERRRRREEELSALYDTAGDLAGLRDVDAVLRAIVHRVRTLLNVDVSYMTLDDAERGDTYMRITDGSVAASFQALRLPPGAGLGGLVALTGAPYATANYPTDPRFRHTGEIDQGVADEGLVAILGVPMRLGSAVIGVLFAANRAERPFAREEVALLSSLAAHAAVALDTARLLAETQTALAELSAANAVIQAHSASVERAAAAHDRMTAVVLRGGGVEDVAADLVDVLAGALLVIDADGRALTTARSPEVSAEVPEPTGATVGEAVAASRGEGRSVRRGELVIAAVVAGADNLGALVFRPERPLADVDQRILERAAQVTALLLLFRRTVADAEAQVRGDLLDDLISRPVRDPDAVRSRAARLGLDVDAPWVVVAAGDDTGDGLGQRAASWARTFAAARRGLAMPRDGQVALLLPGDDPAGTARLVARELSRTLGRPVTAGGAGPGRGSAGVAGAYREAVRCLSALVTLGRSGGGGGAADLGYVGLLLGDRRDVTGFVAGTVGPVIDYDLRRGTALVRTLEAYFEAGGGLARAAEALHVHVNTVNQRLERVAQLLGDDWQRPARALDLQLALRLHRLSGPLADTDT